In Calonectris borealis chromosome 29, bCalBor7.hap1.2, whole genome shotgun sequence, one genomic interval encodes:
- the ETV3 gene encoding ETS translocation variant 3 has protein sequence MKAGCSIVDKPEGGGGYHFPEWAYKTESSPGSRQIQLWHFILELLQKEEFRHVIAWQQGEYGEFVIKDPDEVARLWGRRKCKPQMNYDKLSRALRYYYNKRILHKTKGKRFTYKFNFNKLVMPNYPFINIRPNGVVPQSAPPVPTASSRFHFPPLDSHSPTEDAQPSRFSGGSLVPSNPEALGDGGERKPDMPELEDGSSDWRRGVDLMASRNAVGAGSVNHQKRKPDIMLPLFTRPGIYPDPHSPFAVSPLPGRGGVLNVPISPALSLTPTLFSYSPSPGLSPFTGSSCFSFNPEEMKHYLHSQACSVFNYHLSPRTFPRYPLMVPPLQCQMPLEEQPQFPIKLQPPPVGRKNRERLESAEEPAAPQLATPPPRVKVEPAMDKEAESKEPPAKGKDKSEREEGSGVAASLEEEKGPVFARPAAPSWHPAPPAPTQASFSAEESQEQGESSGEKSSRESAGESGAQEKREDALMPPKLRLKRRWNGDRQADVPEERQNGRVHWNGALGSPHLTAGPKAVTATAASDT, from the exons atgaaagCAGGCTGCAGCATTGTGGATAAgccagaaggaggaggag GTTATCATTTCCCAGAGTGGGCTTACAAGACCGAGTCCAGCCCCGGCTCCCGGCAGATCCAGTTATGGCATTTCatcctggagctgctgcagaaggagGAGTTTCGCCATGTCATCGCCTGGCAGCAGGGCGAGTACGGGGAGTTCGTCATCAAGGACCCTGACGAGGTGGCCCGGCTGTGgggcagaagaaaatgcaaaccCCAGATGAACTACGACAAGCTGAGCCGGGCGCTCAG ATACTATTACAACAAGAGGATTCTCCACAAGACAAAAGGCAAAAGGTTTACCTACAAGTTCAACTTCAACAAGCTGGTGATGCCCAACTACCCGTTCATTAACATTCGGCCTAATG GTGTCGTGCCGCAGAGCGCTCCTCCTGTGCCCACGGCTTCGTCCCGCTTCCATTTCCCACCGCTGGACAGCCACTCTCCCACCGAAGATGCCCAGCCCAGTCGGTTTTCCGGTGGGTCCCTGGTCCCATCCAACCCAGAAGCGTTGGGTGACGGCGGCGAGAGGAAGCCGGACATGCCGGAGCTGGAGGACGGCTCCTCGGATTGGCGCCGTGGCGTGGATCTCATGGCCTCGCGCAACGCCGTGGGCGCCGGTAGCGTCAACCACCAGAAGCGCAAGCCCGATATTATGCTCCCTCTCTTCACCAGGCCTGGGATCTACCCGGATCCTCACAGCCCCTTTGCCGTGTCCCCTctgccggggcgcggcggggtcCTGAACGTCCCGATCTCTCCAGCGTTGTCCCTGACTCCCACCCTTTTCTCCTACAGCCCCTCTCCGGGCCTCAGCCCCTTCACAGGTagcagctgcttctcttttaATCCCGAGGAAATGAAACACTACCTGCATTCGCAAGCTTGCTCCGTCTTCAACTACCACCTGAGTCCGCGGACTTTCCCCCGCTATCCGCTCATGGTGCCACCACTACAGTGCCAAATGCCCCTCGAGGAGCAGCCCCAGTTCCCCATCAAGCTACAGCCTCCACCCGTGGGGCgcaaaaacagagagagactggAAAGCGCTGAGGAGCCGGCGGCCCCCCAGCTCGCTACTCCTCCTCCCAGGGTCAAGGTCGAGCCCGCGATGGACAAGGAGGCAGAGTCCAAAGAGCCACCGgcgaaaggaaaagacaaaagtgAGAGAGAGGAAGGCTCCGGCGTGGCAGCCAGcctggaagaggagaaagggcCTGTGTTTGCCAGACCAGCTGCCCCGTCGTggcacccagccccgccggcacccACCCAGGCCAGCTTCTCGGCTGAAGAATCCCAGGAGCAAGGGGAGAGCAGCGGGGAGAAGTCATCCCGAGAGTCTGCCGGAGAATCGGGGGcgcaggagaagagagaggatgCCCTGATGCCTCCGAAGCTGCGTCTCAAGCGCCGCTGGAACGGTGACCGGCAGGCGGACGTCCCCGAGGAGCGTCAGAACGGCCGAGTCCACTGGAACGGGGCGCTGGGCAGCCCGCACCTCACGGCGGGTCCCAAGGCCGTGACGGCCACGGCTGCCTCCGACACCTAA